A section of the Cryobacterium soli genome encodes:
- a CDS encoding FHA domain-containing protein, translating into MADTRTRLDIDLRFSLDEPGDDREPLVGTVTASGLEIGLFLSNPERFLHTHLTSLSDLRTVAAGLAEKSLVLSVSGPDGVIARMGAVQAPLAQRMVTRSPHLMLGTAAAVSSLLKHWRQPPAPEQRVQLPPTTPFPLVPTVSRRIRKRVTTTHYTPGAGRPRLIFVVGSENWDGRPPREFNLLPGVTRIGSGTNADLRLDGLDLQHAEIRHDANDEYVLYAYGSVGGGSSTMRPEKGLILRTGARIEMGRWRMGFFREEYADHGRPYGGRLGGELSVQKPQPDRRSQPR; encoded by the coding sequence GTGGCCGACACCAGAACGCGCCTCGACATCGATCTGCGCTTCTCGCTGGACGAGCCGGGAGACGACCGCGAGCCGCTCGTCGGCACCGTCACCGCGTCCGGCCTGGAGATCGGGCTGTTCCTGAGCAACCCCGAGCGCTTCCTGCACACCCATCTGACGTCGCTGAGCGATCTGCGCACCGTGGCGGCGGGCCTGGCCGAAAAGTCCCTGGTGCTGTCGGTGTCAGGACCCGACGGTGTGATCGCACGGATGGGTGCCGTGCAGGCCCCGCTCGCTCAGCGGATGGTGACCCGATCGCCGCATCTGATGCTGGGAACCGCAGCGGCGGTGAGCTCACTGCTCAAGCACTGGCGTCAACCTCCTGCACCCGAGCAACGGGTGCAGCTGCCGCCGACCACGCCGTTCCCACTGGTGCCCACGGTCTCCCGCCGGATCAGGAAACGCGTCACGACCACCCACTACACCCCGGGAGCCGGGCGCCCCCGCCTGATCTTCGTCGTGGGGTCGGAGAATTGGGATGGCCGTCCTCCCCGCGAGTTCAACCTGCTGCCCGGCGTCACCCGCATCGGCAGTGGTACCAACGCCGACCTGCGCCTGGACGGGCTCGACCTCCAGCACGCTGAGATCCGGCACGACGCGAACGACGAGTACGTTCTCTACGCCTACGGCAGCGTCGGCGGTGGCTCGAGCACGATGAGACCGGAGAAGGGGCTGATCCTGCGCACCGGCGCCCGCATCGAGATGGGGCGCTGGCGCATGGGCTTCTTCCGGGAGGAATACGCCGACCATGGCCGACCCTACGGCGGCCGGCTCGGCGGGGAACTCTCGGTGCAGAAGCCCCAGCCGGACCGCCGGTCGCAGCCGCGTTGA
- a CDS encoding DHA2 family efflux MFS transporter permease subunit, with protein sequence MTGARRRWFGLVFISIAVALIIVDSTIVNVAIPSIVDDLGITSTQVQWVQESYTLVFAALLLVFGSLADRYGRRRILLTGVVIFAAASVLAALAQTGDLLIASRLVQGVGGAMVLPTTLSLINATFRGRDRGIAFAIWGSTIGGMVAVGPLLGGWLTTYFSWRWAFGINVPLGLVIVVGVLIFVTESKDAGEPRRIDVVGAVLSVVTSASLVFGLIEGRTYGWWLTKTAPTIGDWTWPFELSIIPIAFLITLVSGVLFVWWGIRRQRLGKSTLLAFSLFRIASFRNGNIAALIVSLGEFGIILSLPLWLQNVLGYDALQTGFVLLALAIGSFVASGLAGAFGNKVTPLTIVRVGIIAEIIGVAGLGTVITADATWLVIVPFLFVYGLGVGLATAQLTGVVLGDVPVEQSGQGSGTSSTARQIGSALGIAVLGTVLFTSVGLSLDAKLADLDVPAATSTQIVDAVVDSAGAAIPALEAQSPAVAEAAKEAFSEGTRYSAYAAAGFLVIGLVATLRLTARRPEETEQPAVPAASGS encoded by the coding sequence ATGACCGGCGCACGCCGTCGCTGGTTCGGCCTGGTCTTCATCAGCATCGCCGTTGCCCTGATCATCGTCGACTCCACCATCGTCAACGTCGCCATCCCGTCGATCGTCGATGACCTGGGCATCACCTCCACCCAGGTGCAGTGGGTGCAGGAGAGCTACACCCTGGTCTTCGCGGCGCTCCTGCTGGTCTTCGGGTCGCTGGCCGACCGTTACGGCCGTCGGCGCATCCTGCTCACCGGCGTGGTGATCTTCGCGGCCGCCTCGGTGCTCGCCGCCCTCGCCCAGACGGGCGACCTGCTCATCGCCTCCCGGCTCGTGCAGGGCGTCGGCGGGGCCATGGTGCTGCCGACCACCCTGTCGCTGATCAACGCCACCTTCCGAGGCCGCGACCGCGGCATCGCCTTCGCCATCTGGGGCTCCACCATCGGCGGCATGGTCGCTGTCGGCCCGCTCCTGGGCGGTTGGCTCACCACATACTTCTCCTGGCGCTGGGCGTTCGGCATCAATGTGCCGCTGGGGCTGGTCATCGTCGTCGGCGTGCTCATCTTCGTGACCGAGTCCAAGGACGCCGGCGAACCCCGCCGCATCGACGTGGTCGGTGCCGTGCTGTCGGTGGTCACGAGCGCGTCCCTGGTCTTCGGCCTCATCGAGGGCCGCACCTACGGCTGGTGGCTCACCAAGACCGCGCCCACCATCGGCGACTGGACCTGGCCGTTCGAGCTGTCCATCATCCCGATCGCCTTCCTGATCACCCTCGTGTCCGGCGTCCTGTTCGTCTGGTGGGGCATCCGCCGCCAGCGCTTGGGCAAGAGCACCCTGCTGGCCTTCTCGCTGTTCCGGATCGCCTCGTTCCGCAACGGCAACATCGCCGCCCTGATCGTGTCGCTCGGCGAGTTCGGCATCATCCTCTCGCTGCCGCTCTGGCTGCAGAACGTGCTCGGCTACGACGCCCTGCAGACCGGCTTCGTGCTGCTGGCCCTGGCGATCGGCTCGTTCGTAGCCAGCGGCCTGGCCGGAGCCTTCGGCAACAAGGTCACCCCGTTGACCATCGTGCGCGTGGGCATCATCGCCGAGATCATCGGCGTCGCGGGCCTGGGCACCGTCATCACGGCGGATGCGACGTGGCTCGTGATCGTGCCGTTCCTGTTCGTCTACGGACTGGGCGTGGGCCTGGCCACCGCGCAGCTCACCGGCGTGGTGCTCGGCGACGTGCCCGTTGAGCAGAGCGGGCAGGGTTCCGGCACCTCCAGCACGGCTAGGCAGATCGGTTCGGCCCTCGGCATCGCCGTTCTGGGCACCGTGCTGTTCACCTCGGTGGGCCTGTCGCTCGACGCCAAGCTGGCCGACCTCGATGTGCCCGCTGCCACGAGCACCCAGATCGTGGATGCCGTCGTCGATAGTGCCGGCGCGGCCATCCCGGCCCTGGAGGCCCAGAGTCCGGCCGTGGCCGAGGCCGCCAAGGAAGCCTTCAGCGAAGGTACCCGGTACTCCGCGTACGCGGCTGCCGGATTCCTGGTCATCGGCCTGGTCGCCACGCTGCGGCTCACGGCCCGGCGCCCGGAGGAGACCGAACAGCCCGCGGTGCCGGCTGCGTCGGGCAGCTAG
- a CDS encoding HPr family phosphocarrier protein, whose translation MSERNATIASRVGLHARPAAIFAEAVGALPLEVTIALEGDSADDAMDASSILSLMSLGAANGQVVVLRAEGDGADEALEGLVKILETDLDAE comes from the coding sequence ATGTCAGAACGTAACGCCACCATCGCCAGCCGCGTCGGCCTGCACGCCCGCCCCGCGGCGATCTTCGCCGAGGCCGTCGGCGCACTGCCGCTGGAGGTCACCATCGCCCTGGAGGGTGACTCGGCCGACGACGCCATGGATGCCTCGAGCATCCTCAGCCTGATGAGCCTGGGTGCCGCAAACGGCCAGGTCGTCGTGCTGCGCGCCGAGGGTGATGGAGCGGACGAGGCTCTCGAAGGCCTCGTCAAGATCCTCGAGACGGACCTCGACGCCGAATAG